The region ATCGCACCGATCTTTAAGGGCCGTGTTTCGGTTGAAGAAGGCTTGGCTGATTTGCAAAAGGCAATGCAAGCTGCCTTGGACCGCGAATAACTCATGACATCGGTAACTAAACACTCCCAGCGCCCGGCCACTGCCGGGCGCACTCTTCGGGGGCGGTTCCATTTGTCGGAACGGACCCGAGAGGCCTTTACGGGGTATCTTTTGATCCTGCCTTTGTTCTTTGGTGTGACGATCCTGTTTTTCTATCCGATTGCGCGATCTTTTGAGCTTTCGTTTATGAAAACCGGCATCTTTAGCGGCGAAACATTCGTGGGCTTGGATCAATACAAACGTCTTTTTAATGATCCACAAATGTGGGTCGCGACGCGCAATACGTTCTTGTATGCCGCTGTCGCTTTGCTTGAAATTCCCTTGGCCGTGTTTTTTGCAACCTTGTTGCACTCAAAGAACCTGCGGTTTTTATCTGGCTACCGTGTTCTATTCTTTCTTCCTGTTGTGACGCTGCCCTCTGCGATCGGTATGATCTGGGCGCTGATGTACAACGGTGATTTCGGCATTGTTAACCATATCACAGGTGTTTTTGGAGCACCGAAAATCTCATGGCTGACAACGCCTTATGTCGTCATCATCGCGGTTGCTTTTGTGGGCATCTGGATGGGCCTTGGCCGTAGTATCATTCTTGTTTTGGCGGGGTTGCAAACCGTGCCAAAGGAGCTGCACGAAGCGGCAGAAATTGACGGGGCAGGCCCCGTTCGGCAGTTCTTTGATGTGACGCTGCCGATGATATCACCGACGGTGTTTTTGGTTGCAGTGTTAAACGTCATCGCTTCGATGCAGGTGTTTGATTTGATTTTCATCATGATCAACCCTGACACAAACCCAATCTACAGAGATGCGCAAACGCTTGTGGTCTATTTCTATGAGATCGGTTTCATCGACTCTAACCGCGGATTTGCGGCGGCGATCAGCATTATTCTTCTTGTGATCATTATGGCCATCACTGGCCTGCAATTCTGGCTTCAGCGCAGGTGGGTGAATTATGACCGCTAAATCTCGCAGTCAATCCGATAAACACAGGTTGATGCTTGTGCATGCGATCCTGATTATGGGATCGGCAGTTATGGTTTTTCCATTCATTTGGCAAATCATGACCAGCTTCAAAACATCGCCAGAGGCGCTTTTGGTGCCGCCAAAGCTATTGCCTGCGGCCTTTCAGTTTAGCGCTTATGAACGTGTTTTTGCCCGTATTCCGTTTTGGGACATGTTCTATGTTTCTGTTTGGTCTGTTGGCGTGCGCACAATTGCGCAGGTTATCTTTTGTTCGATGGCGGGTTATGCCTTTGCGCGGCTGCGCTTTCCGTTCCGCAATACACTTTTCATCATGTTGCTGGCTATCATGATGGTGCCGCGCGAGATTTATTTGCTGCCACAAACCGAAATCATGAAGGCTTTGGGGTTGCTGGATACCATTGCCGCTTTGACCGCGCCGGGGCTATTTAGCGCCTTTGGAACATTCTTGATGCGCCAGTTCTTCTTGACGCTTCCTATGTCACTGGAAGAAGCCGCGCGAATTGATGGTGCAAGCCGCATACGGATTTTCTTTGAAATCATGTTGCCACTGGCAAAGCCCGGCATGGTGGCGCTGGCAATCTTTACCGCGCTTTGGTCCTGGAATGAACTTCTATGGCCCATCGTTGTGAACTCTGATCCATCAAAGTTGAACCTTGCGGCGGGTATTTCCAGCCTTGCAGGGACGCGAACAATCGACTTTCCGATGATGATGGCAGGGTCGTTGATGGCGCAGTTACCGATGATCTTATTGTTCATTGTTTTGCAAAAACGCTTTGTTGAAGGCATTGCAACGTCGGGGCTAAAGGGATGAATAAAAATCCAAATATTCTGATCTTTATGACCGATCAGCAGAATGGGCGCACGATCTCTGGCCAAAGCCATCACCGTGCCAAGACCCCCCATTTGGACGCATACCGTCAAAAGGCGGTGTCCTTTATCAATGCCTTTTCGCCGTCACCGCATTGTTGTCCATCGCGGGTTAGCTTTTTTACCGGGCGATATCCATCAGAACATGGTGTTTGGAATAACGTGAATGTTTCCAACGCGTTGACCCGTGGGCCACGTGACAAAACCCCCTTTTGGTCAAACGACCTAAGGGCTGCGGGCTATGACCTTGCCTTTGCTGGGAAATGGCATGTTAGCAATTGGCAAACCCCGTCAGATTACGGTTGGCAAGAGCTTTTGGTGACATCGCCGGGCTTTGGAAGTGGGCTGTCGCTTGAGGCGCAGCGCGAAGAAGCGCGCAGTCGTGAGTTAAGTGTTTTTGAGGGGCATGAGCCACATACTGGTTCGCGTCGTCCGGGCGAGGTTATTCGCCCCGGTTGGCCGGGGTATTTGCATTATGGCACCGCGCAAGATCCATTTGGTGATGGTCAAGTCGTCGAGAGTGCAATCCATCACATGCGCAGCAAGCTTGCCAACAAAGCTGATCCCTGGTGCATGTATGTTGGCACGTTGGGACCACATGACCCTTATACGCCACCCCAAGAGTTTTTGGATTTGTATGATCCTGCGGACATCTCATTGCCACCTAGTTTCAATGATACTATGGATGATAAACCGGGGCTGTATTCGCGCACGCGAGATAGATTTGATCAGCTGACACAAGACGAGCACCGCGAGGCATTGCGGCACTACTTGGCATTCTGCAGCTATGAAGATGCTCTGTTCGGACGATTGTTAACGACCCTAGAAAAGACCGGGCAGGCCGAAGATACGATTGTTTTGTATCTGTCAGATCATGGTGATTATGCTGCAGAGCATGGGCTTTGGGGCAAGGGGTTACCGTCGTTTCAGTCTGCCTATCGTGTTCCACTGGTAATTGGCGGACCAAATGTTGTCAGGGCTCGTCAGGGCCAGGTATGTGAGCGTCCTACGTCGCTAGTGGAGTTAGGCGAAACCATCAAAGAGCTGGCTGGTGTGTCTGCTCAATCGCAGGAACTAACGCAGTTTTTGACCCAAGCTGATCCCTTGGTCACATCACAAAGCGACGTTTTTTTTCAGTCAAACGGAAACGAAGCTTATGGCGTTCAACGGGCTGTCATGAGTGATGGCTGGAAGTTGGTTTACAACATGTTTGACCATGACGAGCTTTATAATCTGAACGACGACCCGGACGAGGTGCTTAACCTGCTTGTAAAGCCTAAAGGCCAACGTGAGTTGGGCCGTGGGCCACTGGATGTTATTCCGAAGGACCTGCATTCGGTAGTCGAAGCGCTTTACAAGAAGCTTTGGACTTTTGGGCTTTCGCATAATGATGAAAATATCAACGACTACATTCTGACGGCTCTTGCGCCATTTGGCCCAGGTATTGCCCAAAGAGTTTCGTCAACCAAGGGAAATGGGACCTGAAATGTCTGAAATTCGAATTTCCGCCTTGAAAAAGAACTATGACGATGTCGAAGTGATCCATGGGATTGATGTTGACATCAAGGATGGTGAATTCGCCGTTCTTGTTGGGCCATCTGGTTGTGGGAAATCCACATTGCTGCGCATGATTGCGGGTCTCGAGGACGTCAGCTCGGGTGTAATTTCTATTGGCGATACTGTGGTAAATGACCTTGCGCCACGGGAGCGAAATATCGCGATGGTGTTTCAAAACTACGCGCTTTATCCGCATATGACTGTGGCCGAAAACATGGGCTATGCGCTAAAGATCAAGCGTATACCAAAACCCGAAATTGCCATTGCAGTGAAAGAAGCTGCCGAAATTTTGGGCTTGGAAAACTTGCTGGGACGTCGTCCAGGGCAGTTGTCAGGTGGGCAACGTCAAAGGGTTGCGATGGGGCGCGCGATTGTACGCGCACCAGAGGTGTTTTTGTTTGATGAACCTTTATCAAATCTAGATGCCAAACTGCGGGTGAAAATGCGTGGTGAAATCAAGACGTTGCATCAGCGTTTGGGCACAACCATCGTCTATGTGACGCACGATCAAATCGAAGCCATGACCATGGCCGATAAGATAATTGTGCTTGATGGCGGTCATATTTCTCAAATGGGCACGCCGCTTGAGCTGTATGATCATCCGGCGAACAAGTTTGTGGCGACATTCATTGGGTCGCCCTCGATGAACATCCTTCCGGCGACGGTCATTGATAATAGTTCGCTGCGCTTGGCAGATGGGCAGGTTTTGGCGCTGTCCAATACTTTGAGCGCGGGCACAGAGTTGGAATTGGGCATCCGGCCAGAGCACATGCATCTTGCGGCGGATGGGTTGAACGCCAAGGTCACGTTGATCGAGCCAACGGGTGCTGAGACGATGATCTCTGCGTCTTTGGCGGGGCAGCCTGTGCTCCTTACCGTTTCTGACAGAGTTTTGATCGGTCCGGGTGACATGACGTCGATTACAATTGAACCAGAAAACACGCACTTATTTGATCCTCAGACAGGACACAAATTATCCTAAACGCTCCTGCAATGGGTGATCTCCCCTTCGTTGCTGGAGTGATAAGAGGCACCGGTTCTGAGATTACGGTGCCTCTTTTATAGTGGGGATTGGAGGAGGGATCAGACGGTATCCATATTTTTTGACTAGGAAGATTCTGACCAATGTTTGATGATATGCTGGAGAAGTCTTTGCCTGAAGGGCTCGTTTTACGTGGGAAAGCTGAGGAGCAGGCCAAAGGTGCAGATCTTGGCCAGTTACATTTTCTATAACCGCCAACGCTGCACTGATTTAGCAATGGTATAAAGGGCAAGGGTATTATGTGATTGGCTGTGGGGGATTAGAGGTCGATGTTCTTTTCTCGGGTTTGCGTGGGGCAGGCGTGCTGAGGAATTCATAAACCAGCTCAATGATCCACGGCCCCTACACTTTGCACAGGGGTGGCAATGCCCGGACGCTTGCGAACGGAATGGCGCGTTAACGAGCGCTTGGGGAGGCACAATCTGCGGAATGTCCAGTATGGTACTTCCAGCTAAGGGCCTGTAAGCTGATGAAGTTTTTCTACGCGCGAAAACAAATGGGGTTTGAGCCGCTAAGCCAGTGATTTTTATGGCACATGCAATATATCAATTGTAAATTTTTATGACTTTTGTTAAGTTGTTGTGGCCATTCGGCAAGCTAATATCCAAATCCCACGGAGGAATATGATGAATATCATCATGGTACTTGTTGATAGTTTAAACAAAGATTGCCTCACCACTTATAATCCCAAAACAAATTGTCGTGCGCCTAATGTGCAAAAGCTTGCTGACCGTGGGCATGTTTTTGACGGTCATTTTGTTGGCAGTCTGCCGTGCATGCCCGCGCGCCGTGAAATCATGTCGGGGCGCAAAGAATTCTTGTGGCGCCCTTGGGGCGGCATGGAAGTTTTTGATCCGCGCATGCCCAAAGAGATCGCCAAGACAGGTATGAATACGGCGATGGTTACAGATCATTATCATTATTGGGAAGAAGAGGCGAATGGCTATATGCAGGGCTTTCAGAACCTGCAACTGGTACGTGGGCATGAAGTTGACGGCTGGAAAGTGCCCGATGCTAACGTTGAAGATCCGCCTTGGGTGAAAAATGTCATGAAATACCGGGCAGCAGAACACATTCGTCAATACGCGGCCAATGTCAAAGATTTCAAAGGTGAGAAAGATTACTTCGCACCTAAAGTGTTTCAAGGTGCCATGGATTGGTTGGATGACAACGCCGACAAAGGCCCGTTCTTTTTACAGGTCGAATGCTTTGATGTGCATGAACCGTTTGAAGTGCCCGAGCCCTATGCATCTATGTACACAGATGGCGACAAAAATGATTTCAATATTTGGCCGCCTTATCAAGTTTATGAGGATCTGGAGCGTTTCATGAACGAAACCTCTTCTGAAGAGCTCGATTTTCTTAAGTCTCAATACATGGGTAAGGTCACCATGATGGACACTTGGCTAGGCAAGTTCATGGCGAAAATGGATGAGATGGACCTCTGGGACGAGACAATGGTGGTGTTTACCACTGATCATGGGCACGACTTGGGCGAGCGCAGAGCTTTTGGCAAGCAATTCCCTCATTATGACAGCCATGCCAATATCCCAATGATCGTTTGGCATCCCAAACATCAGGGCAAAGGGAAACGGGTCGCTGGGTTAACGCAAACTGTCGATCTATTCGCAACATTGATTGAAGCGGCAGGAGGGGAGATCCCCAAGGCCAATCGTCATGCAAAATCGTTTTTGCCGATGGTGACAGAAAACGCAGATAGTCCGCACGATGCATTGTCTTACGGGACATTTGGGCAGGGTTTATGCGTCACGGATGGTTCGTACACTCTTTTCAGGGCTCCAGTCGAAGGCAAACCGCTTTTCACTTATTCAACGGCGATTTTTCGGCCTCTGATTGTTGATAATCCGGTGGATGGTCGCGTTGGCAAGCCGCCTGAAACGCCAGCGGAGCAGGGTATGTTTGATCCATCGGTTGACCTGCCGCTTTGGAAAACACCGATCAAAATTGACCCGCGCACCTATGATTGCTTCCTATATGATCGCGTCAATGATCCAGGACAGGTTGAAAATTTGTGGCAAAGCGATCCGGAGCAGAAAAAACGGATGCTTGGCTTGGCCCGCAAACTGATGGATGATGAAGGGTATCCGGAGGAACAGCTGGATCGTTTGGGTATGACTGATGCTGACCTCGAAGCGGCATAAACAACTTGGGGCCTAGCAGGCCCCTTTCCACCTAGAAAATTGTTTTTTAAACAGAAAAGCCGCGTTCGATAAACGAGCGCGGCTTTGGTTTGGCGAGAAAGTTCGGCTTTTTACAGAGCTTCGGCCTTCACCAGGGAGTGAACGTCTTCGACTCGGGCAGAGTCGAGGTTTTCTTCAGAAATACCGAATTCCTGCCCCATCAGGTCTTCGATACCCCGCACCATTGCCAAAGCATCCAGGCCATAGTAGCGCATGAGATAAGGTCGTGATCCGCCATGGGCATAGGTGTCATTGAGGCCCAAGCGCACCAAACGTTTGCCGACACCTGCATCTGCCATGGTTTCAGCGACTAAGGATCCGATGCCGCCTTCTGTTACATGGTTTTCTAAAGTGACAACACCATGTTTGACCGAGCCAATGTGGTCGAGCAATGCCTTGGAATCAAATGGTTTAATCGTATGAAGGTGCAAGTGCCGAATAGAAAGGCCAGCGTTTGCCAAGGCAGAACGCGCGCGCATCGCTTCTTCGGTGCATATGCCCGATGTCACGACCAGGATGTCATCACCGGTCGACAATTCACGCATTTCGCCAACTTTGATCGGTGTTTCAAACAATCGTGGGACTGACCCTCGCAAAACCCGACACCAAACCGGGCCATCAATGCTGTCGGCTGCTTCACAAATGCTCTCGACTTCGGTCGCGTCACCCGTCTCAAGGATTGTCATGTTTGGGATGGATCGCATGACGCTTATGTCTTCGATTGACTGATGGGTCATGCCGCCTGGTGTTGTCACGCCCGGTAGAAAGCCCATTAATCGCACTTTGCGGCGCGGATAAGCGATTGACGCCATGAGCTGATCATAAGGGCGTCGATACATGAACACACCGAATGTGTGGATAAAAGGACGGAAGCCGGCCAATCCCAAACCGCCAGCGAAGCTGAGCATATTTTGTTCGGCCATGCCCAATGACATGAATTGTTCTGGGTGTCGGTCACGAAAGCCGTCGATCTCGCAAGACGAGGTTAGGTCGGCTGACATGCACAAGATATCAGAATTCCCAGCAGCAAACTTCTCAAAAGCTGATGCGTAAGGGCGGGATACCATTTCTACCATGATCGATGCCTCCTTAATGTGTATAGTCAATTGGTTCGACGCCAAGATCTTTGGCAATCGATGAATTCATGCGAGAGCGTTCATCCTCGGATTTAAAACGCACGTAGTGCAGACGGGGGAATCTCTCTTCCAAGATCGACATAGAGTGGAAAGGGTTTGTGCGCGCCAAAATGACTAGTGGCTTGCCGTCATGCTTTTCCTGCACAGCGTCACGCATAGCATTGACGTCGTGACCATCAATTTCGATGCAAGCTGCTCCGAAGTTTAGGAATTTGCTCCTGATGTCACCAACTTCCATCACACTTGACATTGCGCCGTCACATTGCTGATCGTTGACATCCATAATGGCAAAAAGATTGTCGATACCATGATGTGAAGCCGCCTGAACCGCCTCCCACGTTTGACCTTCTTGGACTTCGCCGTCGGACATAAAAACCCATGTGCGACCTGGTTCGCCGCGCAGGCGACGCCCGTAAGCCAATCCAGCACCGGTCGAAAGGCCGATACCCAAAGTACCATTGTGAACTTCCATGCCAGGCGAATGTTCTGCGCCAATCATTTCGACACTGGAGCCATCTTTGTTAAACATTTCAAGGCCTTCTGGGGCCATCCGTCCAGTCTCGATCAATGTCGCATAGGCCACGAGAGCATAATGCGCAGGCGCAATAAACAAGCGATCAAATTCGGGGGTCGCGGGTCCATTGTATCCTGCACCGGTGTGGTAATCTGGGTT is a window of Cognatishimia sp. WU-CL00825 DNA encoding:
- a CDS encoding sugar ABC transporter permease, producing MTSVTKHSQRPATAGRTLRGRFHLSERTREAFTGYLLILPLFFGVTILFFYPIARSFELSFMKTGIFSGETFVGLDQYKRLFNDPQMWVATRNTFLYAAVALLEIPLAVFFATLLHSKNLRFLSGYRVLFFLPVVTLPSAIGMIWALMYNGDFGIVNHITGVFGAPKISWLTTPYVVIIAVAFVGIWMGLGRSIILVLAGLQTVPKELHEAAEIDGAGPVRQFFDVTLPMISPTVFLVAVLNVIASMQVFDLIFIMINPDTNPIYRDAQTLVVYFYEIGFIDSNRGFAAAISIILLVIIMAITGLQFWLQRRWVNYDR
- a CDS encoding thiamine pyrophosphate-dependent enzyme, with protein sequence MRNEKTTEEVALGIRRRVFEHSMRNNGGYLSQACSAGEQLAWLYNEELKLGAPTLPMIPKPFEGVPSPSNPDYHTGAGYNGPATPEFDRLFIAPAHYALVAYATLIETGRMAPEGLEMFNKDGSSVEMIGAEHSPGMEVHNGTLGIGLSTGAGLAYGRRLRGEPGRTWVFMSDGEVQEGQTWEAVQAASHHGIDNLFAIMDVNDQQCDGAMSSVMEVGDIRSKFLNFGAACIEIDGHDVNAMRDAVQEKHDGKPLVILARTNPFHSMSILEERFPRLHYVRFKSEDERSRMNSSIAKDLGVEPIDYTH
- a CDS encoding carbohydrate ABC transporter permease; amino-acid sequence: MTAKSRSQSDKHRLMLVHAILIMGSAVMVFPFIWQIMTSFKTSPEALLVPPKLLPAAFQFSAYERVFARIPFWDMFYVSVWSVGVRTIAQVIFCSMAGYAFARLRFPFRNTLFIMLLAIMMVPREIYLLPQTEIMKALGLLDTIAALTAPGLFSAFGTFLMRQFFLTLPMSLEEAARIDGASRIRIFFEIMLPLAKPGMVALAIFTALWSWNELLWPIVVNSDPSKLNLAAGISSLAGTRTIDFPMMMAGSLMAQLPMILLFIVLQKRFVEGIATSGLKG
- the ugpC gene encoding sn-glycerol-3-phosphate ABC transporter ATP-binding protein UgpC codes for the protein MSEIRISALKKNYDDVEVIHGIDVDIKDGEFAVLVGPSGCGKSTLLRMIAGLEDVSSGVISIGDTVVNDLAPRERNIAMVFQNYALYPHMTVAENMGYALKIKRIPKPEIAIAVKEAAEILGLENLLGRRPGQLSGGQRQRVAMGRAIVRAPEVFLFDEPLSNLDAKLRVKMRGEIKTLHQRLGTTIVYVTHDQIEAMTMADKIIVLDGGHISQMGTPLELYDHPANKFVATFIGSPSMNILPATVIDNSSLRLADGQVLALSNTLSAGTELELGIRPEHMHLAADGLNAKVTLIEPTGAETMISASLAGQPVLLTVSDRVLIGPGDMTSITIEPENTHLFDPQTGHKLS
- a CDS encoding transketolase C-terminal domain-containing protein, whose amino-acid sequence is MVEMVSRPYASAFEKFAAGNSDILCMSADLTSSCEIDGFRDRHPEQFMSLGMAEQNMLSFAGGLGLAGFRPFIHTFGVFMYRRPYDQLMASIAYPRRKVRLMGFLPGVTTPGGMTHQSIEDISVMRSIPNMTILETGDATEVESICEAADSIDGPVWCRVLRGSVPRLFETPIKVGEMRELSTGDDILVVTSGICTEEAMRARSALANAGLSIRHLHLHTIKPFDSKALLDHIGSVKHGVVTLENHVTEGGIGSLVAETMADAGVGKRLVRLGLNDTYAHGGSRPYLMRYYGLDALAMVRGIEDLMGQEFGISEENLDSARVEDVHSLVKAEAL
- a CDS encoding sulfatase-like hydrolase/transferase, whose product is MNKNPNILIFMTDQQNGRTISGQSHHRAKTPHLDAYRQKAVSFINAFSPSPHCCPSRVSFFTGRYPSEHGVWNNVNVSNALTRGPRDKTPFWSNDLRAAGYDLAFAGKWHVSNWQTPSDYGWQELLVTSPGFGSGLSLEAQREEARSRELSVFEGHEPHTGSRRPGEVIRPGWPGYLHYGTAQDPFGDGQVVESAIHHMRSKLANKADPWCMYVGTLGPHDPYTPPQEFLDLYDPADISLPPSFNDTMDDKPGLYSRTRDRFDQLTQDEHREALRHYLAFCSYEDALFGRLLTTLEKTGQAEDTIVLYLSDHGDYAAEHGLWGKGLPSFQSAYRVPLVIGGPNVVRARQGQVCERPTSLVELGETIKELAGVSAQSQELTQFLTQADPLVTSQSDVFFQSNGNEAYGVQRAVMSDGWKLVYNMFDHDELYNLNDDPDEVLNLLVKPKGQRELGRGPLDVIPKDLHSVVEALYKKLWTFGLSHNDENINDYILTALAPFGPGIAQRVSSTKGNGT
- a CDS encoding sulfatase, translating into MNIIMVLVDSLNKDCLTTYNPKTNCRAPNVQKLADRGHVFDGHFVGSLPCMPARREIMSGRKEFLWRPWGGMEVFDPRMPKEIAKTGMNTAMVTDHYHYWEEEANGYMQGFQNLQLVRGHEVDGWKVPDANVEDPPWVKNVMKYRAAEHIRQYAANVKDFKGEKDYFAPKVFQGAMDWLDDNADKGPFFLQVECFDVHEPFEVPEPYASMYTDGDKNDFNIWPPYQVYEDLERFMNETSSEELDFLKSQYMGKVTMMDTWLGKFMAKMDEMDLWDETMVVFTTDHGHDLGERRAFGKQFPHYDSHANIPMIVWHPKHQGKGKRVAGLTQTVDLFATLIEAAGGEIPKANRHAKSFLPMVTENADSPHDALSYGTFGQGLCVTDGSYTLFRAPVEGKPLFTYSTAIFRPLIVDNPVDGRVGKPPETPAEQGMFDPSVDLPLWKTPIKIDPRTYDCFLYDRVNDPGQVENLWQSDPEQKKRMLGLARKLMDDEGYPEEQLDRLGMTDADLEAA